GGACAATTTGAAGAACGACTGTCGACCGAAAAGTTTGGAGCTGAAAACGCTACTCAAGGTCAAAGAGAAAGCTATGCCATCTCCTTGGCGGAACCCCTTTTTTGtcaacggggagggaaccctCAAGATATCCATTTAGAAGGGCTAATCGCGGATAGACACCGCTCTTGGAACACCACATGGTCCGGAGGAAACCATGTCCCGTAAGGACCTGAGTAAGATAAAAATTTCCCCGTGCTGGCAGCCTACCCATTACATGATGTCCGGGATCAGCCTCCTCGTCTTCAAACccgaactctgctgctctaCACCGGCTCTTCACTAATGTGTTACCAGCGCTCCATGGCTTCCTCGTGttgccgcttccgtatgtctggtgctgtAAAGCACCCCTCGCTGCCTGTTCGTCGTGGCAacggatgtcctcctctagaAGAATAGCTATCGGcatggtgcttgcaaccacaCAGGCGGCGTGGTAGAATACCGTTTGGAAGGCGCTAGCCACTTGAAGCTCTCCAGTGCGGTGCTTCCCCTGGACTGTGGTACGATGGATGTCCCTCTAAAAAAGCTTCCGTCTCCACGCTGGCGCGGCGTAGCGGAAAATGCTATTCCCAACGTTTaccaggggtctccttctgctgctttttgggccacacttgttcggcatAAGGGCGATCAAGGCATTCGTGATTCGAGATgccggtacgacgacggttTCCGTCGTTTCATAGCGAGAAAGCATGTTCTTTTGGCTAGTTGGGCTATGTTGCATGGAACATGCGGCTCGCACATCTTTCTCTATACAGCTTGTGAAATATTCATAAACGTCAATAATGACGGtcgctttgttttggtttttatttttcattctttctttGTGGATTACTCAGCTAAAACCAAAACCGGCAGCATAACAGTTTTGTATTTCCGGTGTAGTTTTCCTAGATTATTTCTGAGCTACTAAACATTATATTAAAGCGTGTTAGGAGAACTTTGAAATTGAATCAATTGTTTTATCTACTCACGGTGAATTGTTAAATTCACCTCATCGTGTCAATGGAGTTGTTACAGCTGGAAAATCGTTTGATTCAACTGCGCGCTAAATTGAACGATCGTAAAATAAAGCTATGGGAGATGCCATATTTAACAGCTGAACGTAATATCGATGAAGCGGAAGTGCTTAGACTGGCTGAACAGCTCGGTCCAGAGCTTGGTATACCGACGGGCCTGTGCATGCAGGGACTAAAGGCACTGCAACGAAATGCTCTGGAGAAGCTGCAATCGAAGGATGAATTTCAAAGAATGGGTATTGCAACGGTAAAGATACGAGCACCGACACAAGCTGGTTCTAACCGGgaatttgatttgaaggtGAAGATCACAGAACTGGGCAGTCATCTATGTGAATTGATTGGTCAGCGTCTTTCTTTGGATCCACGAAAGTATGTAACAATTTTCAAGTGATATGGAGAGCATTTAAAAGGATTTTCCCTTGAATGTCCTAGGCTAAAGCTGGTTTGCGCGGGGAAAATTATTACCAATGGGCATTCGCTTCAGGAGCAGAAGGTAACAAATGGTTCGACGATAATGGCGCTGGTAATGACACATAGTGCGGTAGAAGCGAAACGGGAATGTTCGACGTACGATCGTGTATACAAAATACGTGCTGATGctgaaatattaattaacgAAAATGATAGCTCGAATTTCTTGAGTGTAAGCTAGTGTAGTTGAAATGTGGTGAATTTTAACGCTTTATATGtttatcaattttattgcatgTATTTCAAGGTTGAGGATCAATCGGGCAATGCGATTTTTCTaccgaaagaagaaaaaaagtccCTCCTAATGGGGCTTACCCTGTACGAGAAAGGTAAAGCTGCTATGATGGTACGAAATTTCGAAGAAGCGCTTCTCTTGTTCTTAGAAGCGGATCATGACTTTCGTGCCTGCAAATCAGAGCTGCTGGACGTTATTGACAATAATGCTCTGCTCAATCTAGACATTGTGTGGTGCTACTTGTGTTTGAAGGTAACAACACGCTCGTACATTCATTAAtatattaatgtttttattgcattgctTAAATATTACAGAATCTAAACCAGCTGCCGGATGCGGAACAGAGGCTAAAGTTGTGCGAACTCAAGTTCCAACAGAGTTATGGCAAGAACATGCAGCGTGTGACTGCGATACGAGGGGAACAATCGAATGAAAAGATACCGCTGGTACGACTCCATCTACTGAAGGCGATCCTTTATTTTTACCAGAACAAACGCGATGATGCACGAACCATGTTCCGTGTGGTGGAAACTGAGCTGCTGAAGCTTCGGATCGATGATGACTGCCTCAGCCGGCTGATGGAGTGTGGTTATTCAATGAAGGAGTGCCGTGTAGCTTTACGTGCCTGTACGAACGATGTAGAAGCTTCCATCGAATTTATCCACAACCGTAGACAAACACGTGAAGCTAATGAAGTTCGTTCCGAGCGCGAAAgaaaattgtataaaacgaTCGGTCACGATGTGTCGTCAGGAGAATTTCAGCGAATCAAGCTAGAGCTTGTTGATCAGTTAATGGAGATGGGCTATCCGGAGGAGTTGGCAGCGTTGgcgttgaaaaaaaatcccaaagaCATAAACGCTGCGCTGAATGAGTTAGAAACAAATAAGGAAGGATTGCAAAACAGATTGCTTCGTACAGTATCCGTGAATGAGGAGCTGGAGAGGCAGCTTGAGGCGGTCGGCTTCCACTCGCAAATAGTGCAAGTAGCCCTAAAGCTGACTGCAAATGATTATGATCGTGCTACAAACTATCTCCTGGCAAACGTTAAGGATGGTATATACAGCGAGGCACTGCAGCGAGCTGTTGCTGAGTTGAATCGTGAGAGAACTTCTTCCGATTTCATTTCAACTGAAGAAGGAACGCCACCAACCAGTAATATTTCAAGCGAAAAACCATCATCGAGCAAACGTGCCGCTAGAAGCACCAATCCTGCCGATGAAGCAAAGATGCAAGAAAACAAGcgcaaaaaagaaatgcttgACATTCTCTTCAAAAGCTTCTCACAGGATATACGGACGACGGACGAGGATTCACATTTGGATTTGCAGCTCGACGAAGAGTCAAAATTACTTGAGCAGTACAAGCAGTTACTCGACATGGATTGACCGATGTGGCCATCGCTAAACGATGCCAACCAAAATCAGCAAAGTTGTTAAAATGTAAGTAACGAGAAAAAGTGTACAACATCGGAAGGTGATGTCCAACATTTTTCTTATTATAAACTTATCACTTGTTTGTAATAAACACTAACATAATGTTTACATCGACATTATTTGTAAACATGGAAATACAGcacatttattattttgattgTGGATGACATTTATAGCCTCTACCCTCATCTGTAGAAAGACCAGTTTGCCAGACAGAGGTTCTGTACATAATTTACAGTAGGAGAACAGCATCGTAAATTCAACAGAAGATGAAATAATCggccaaaaaacaaagaaaagcaatCACATTTTCCTGAAAGATTATTAAACATAGGATTCAAGTGAACTTTATTGCAATCCAATTATCATTAACAGGTTTTTCCATAGTCGTTCAAAATGTGTCCCTTTtttaaccttcaagtaggctggttgttttttttcaactgaaaactgcaattacttttgatttattgcttgtattgacctGAAATTTTCAGTAGCctcccaactttttatttccgaATTTTTGGCGTGTACGTTGTACAACAagcagtaagtattttattttgatttattttaaactttaccacgTAAGTTGCCAACCAGCTTCCCCGGGCATTCCATACATTTCGTAATCGGCATGACGtttctcttctgcttctttcATATTGTGCTTGTTTTGGAGTCAAATTCAAtggaattaaaaatttaaaacgaatCGTTACTTTtatcataacataaaaaacataattaatgaatcaaatatattcaatcaaacccgtgagagcgatcgctagtgtaaggaagatggaagaaacggaaagcatccttcctatcgctcaaactttccgtcggctggtacgaaattccatacaaaccagctgttttcagatttccgataccaggagagcataattTCAGCATCACCAGCGTGCATATTCTGGTACATGGGCCATCAACTCATGACCGAAAGTTTAGACACGTGTGATGAACCATGTATATAACTTTGCATTATAGTTTTA
The Anopheles moucheti chromosome 2, idAnoMoucSN_F20_07, whole genome shotgun sequence genome window above contains:
- the LOC128296805 gene encoding NEDD8 ultimate buster 1-like, with product MELLQLENRLIQLRAKLNDRKIKLWEMPYLTAERNIDEAEVLRLAEQLGPELGIPTGLCMQGLKALQRNALEKLQSKDEFQRMGIATVKIRAPTQAGSNREFDLKVKITELGSHLCELIGQRLSLDPRKLKLVCAGKIITNGHSLQEQKVTNGSTIMALVMTHSAVEAKRECSTYDRVYKIRADAEILINENDSSNFLSVEDQSGNAIFLPKEEKKSLLMGLTLYEKGKAAMMVRNFEEALLLFLEADHDFRACKSELLDVIDNNALLNLDIVWCYLCLKNLNQLPDAEQRLKLCELKFQQSYGKNMQRVTAIRGEQSNEKIPLVRLHLLKAILYFYQNKRDDARTMFRVVETELLKLRIDDDCLSRLMECGYSMKECRVALRACTNDVEASIEFIHNRRQTREANEVRSERERKLYKTIGHDVSSGEFQRIKLELVDQLMEMGYPEELAALALKKNPKDINAALNELETNKEGLQNRLLRTVSVNEELERQLEAVGFHSQIVQVALKLTANDYDRATNYLLANVKDGIYSEALQRAVAELNRERTSSDFISTEEGTPPTSNISSEKPSSSKRAARSTNPADEAKMQENKRKKEMLDILFKSFSQDIRTTDEDSHLDLQLDEESKLLEQYKQLLDMD